Below is a genomic region from candidate division KSB1 bacterium.
GCGCATTGCGATAGTTGCGATAAAATTTGCCGTACTGGCCTGTAAAATCCTCATGATGCAAATGCAGCCAATCATATTTCTCAAGTTCACCGCGAAGGACCTCTTTATCCCATAATTTGGTGTAGGGGACTTCGGCATAATCCAATGCCAAGGCTACGGCATCATCCCATTTGGTCTCCCTGGGCGATTGATAAATAGCGATCTCTGGCGCCTTTTCCAACAACACCACTTCCATATTGTTCTCTTCAATCGTGGCATAAATTTGAGCCGCCTGCGTTCCTGAAATGTTTTCGTATGAAACGCCTCTGATGCGTAACTCCCGCTCGATTGCCGCATTGTAATCCGTCAAAAACGATCCCCCTCGATAATTGAGCAGCCACTCCACATTGATCCCTTTCTGCAAGGTCCAATAAGCCACACCGTACGCCTTCAAATGATCTGTCTGCTTCAGATCCATGGGGATCAGGATTTTTTGGGAGAAAGCGGGGGTCGAAAATATTATCATTGCAATTGAAATAATTTTCAGGAAACAAATTTGACGCATACGTTAACCTGTGATAAAGTGCTTTTAATTTACCCATTCCTTACTTAAAATTTTATCTTGAAAACAGAAAATTGATCCCACCAAATCAACAATTTTTCACCCAAATTAGCCGATTACCGAATTACCTTATTGCCTCTTTCGAGGCCCCGAATCCGCTTTCGCACCTCTTCGAGGAACACACTATTCGGATAACTGGCCAATACCACCTCATACGCCTGCTGCGCCTTGGAATATTCTTTCAATCCAACCTCATAAATCTCACCGATCATCTTCTGGGCCAGATCGCAATGCACGCTTTGAGGCTGTTTTTGAATCAGGGTCTGAAAGGCGGATAATGCTTGCTGGTAACGGCCCAACTGATATTCCAGTTGACCGATTCTGAGCCAGGCATCATCCAGCAAAGTTTCAGCATTGCTGTTTTGAGCAATTTCATAAAATATTTTTAAAGCCTTTTCATACTGCTTTTGCTCGATCAATAGACTGGCCGTTGCAAATTTTTTCAGCCATTCAGGAGATCCCTTGTTCTCTTCAATGAACAGCACAAAGTCGATGGCATCGTTAACATAAAAACCAGCCTTGTCATCGGTGATATTCACTGGTTCAGATTTGATCTGTGAGAAGCTTTTTAATGCTGCATCGAAATTCCCGTTCCAATAATCGATCTTACCTATTTCAAGCAGCGCCCTTTTTTCCACATCATCATTCCCCCTATATCTCGCGGCCATCTGGTTGTACCAATTTTTGGCCTGATCTAGTAAGCCCCGCATAATGTAACAATCGCCGATCCGAAACATGGCCTCAAAATTGAGCTCTGGTTGTCCAGGATTTTTCAGCACATTTTGAAAATAACCTTCAGCTTCTTCTGGAACTGAAAAATGATCCAGCTTGATGACGCCGATGCGATATAAGCTCTGCTTGGCGAGGGGCGAGTTTTTCAACGTATTGATAATCTCCTGATAAATGAGCACCGCGCTGGTAAAATCACCTAATTTCTCATAGGCATTCGCAAGACCATATTTGGCGTTCGCTGCATAAGGAGAATCTGGGTACCGGGTCAGCAACATCTGATAAGCCTGGGCCGCAAATTGATATTTGCCATCATTAAAAGCGCCCTGGGCAAAAGTAAATAGCTGATTGCCAATTTTCTGCTTGTCTCGTTCGGGGCGAGTAACAAGATACTCATCGATGAGTGAAAATTCCTCCATCGCAGCTTGATAATTTGAGCTGCGCATGTAAAATGAGGCCAATAAATTTCGCAAAGCGATATTGCTGCTGTTTTCCTTAATCTTTTGCATCAAGAGTCGTTCGATCTGAGGGATCAGCTCTGGTTCGTCGGCCAAATTGGTGATGCTTTGCTCAACAAAAGAATACTGTTCAGGATAAAGCCCCAAATAGTCCAGATATAATGCAATTGCTTTCTCGTAATCCATTCTTGCTTGATGTAAATTAGCCAGCTCAAGGATAAAAAGATGATGATCTTTCATCGTCGAGCGACCTTTTTCATAGACCTTGATCGCCTCATCATATAATCGATTGGAGATCATAGCTGCCGCCACAATCTGATAAATCGATGGATTTTTGGGATTCTTTTGAATCATCGCATTCCAAGCTGACAACGCCTGTTCCACCTGACCCAATTTGTAATACGCGTCTCCCAAATCCGCCTCAATCAGCGGCGAGGGATTCGTCACCAGCATCTGCTGCACTGCCGCCAACGCCTGATCGAATTGCTTCAAATTGGTCAGATTTTGTTTCACGCCCCGATAATAAACCACATTCTGCGGCTCATCCCGCCACAGGCGCTGATATATTTCCAGCGCCCGAGCAAACTGCCCCAATTGTTCATAGCTCCGAGCTAGGCTCAATAGCCGTTCCGTTTGAATCTGTTGTTGCGTCCTTTGTTGCTGGGCATAAGCGGTCGACACTAAAAATATCAGAATGAATATTTTTTTTATCATGATGATACCAGAAACTTTCTATTCAATAAAATTTGACCCAATTTGCTCATCAAAATTCAACAGCCTATAGATGCCATTTCGAGCGAAGCGAGAAATCTGTTTATTGTACCGACCTAATCTTACAAATAAAGAGATTCCTCACTGCGCTTCGGTTCGTTCGGAATGACATGACTGAATTTAATCTGACATATTTACCATAAAATTTATTCCCCCACAGAATTGGGATCCCACAAAAATATGACCTCTAATATGCTTTTGAAACGATATCCAAATCACAAATGAAAGCAATTTTGTGGGACACCATTTCTGTGGGAGAAAATTCTTTTTATTTCTGTTCTGAACTTCCAGCCGCCTCTTTCATCAACGCCTCAAAATATTTCCGAATTAACTCCTGATAATCTCTGGTATAGCCTTCTTTCAGTGCCTTCAGAAGATCACGCTGGATTTGAATGGATCGTTCTCCCAGATCGGGAGGCAGATCGCCTGGATTGATGGGAAGATATTTTTTTGCCGTCTCTGCCTTGCGCTTGCGGCTGTAATCCTCTTTTCTCACTGATTTCTGGGCATCCAATAGCCGTTGCAGGATGCGCTGTTGGCGATTGATGGTTCGCTGGCTCACTTTTCGTTGCTGCAGATCTTCCACCACTTCCGCCATCTCTTTGCCGATCTGATCCAATCGACCCAATACATCCGATCGCTCGCCATATTCACGGGCCAATTGCTCCATGGATTTTCTCAGCGCCTCCTGCTGGGCAGCCAATCGAGCCATGGCTGCCTGTTGTTCAAGCGACATCTGTGGCCCCATGCCCAATTCCAGCGTCTGCTGATTGATGCCCTGCTGTTGAGCCGCCATCTGATTTAATTGCTGCATCAATTCTTCCAATCCAGAAGCCGAGGATGCGCTGGCAAGGCTGTTCATGGCGTTCATGGTCTCTTTGATCGCTTCGTTGAGGCTGATCATCGATTGCTGTTGGGAGCGTGCCGCCTGGGCCGAATTTCTGGCTTCCAGTTGCGACAGCGCCTCGCCCATCTTTTGCAGCGATTGTCCAACGGCTCGTCCCATCTGCGGCGAGACAAAAAACGTCTTTTGCGACAGCGCTGCCATCTCCTCTATTACCCGAGCCAGCGCATTGGCCAAATCCTGTTGCTTATCCGCCACCTCGTTGATCTGCGGACTGTTGCGATCCAATCTGCGGCTTCGATCCACCAGTTTTTCCTGCTCTTTGGACAATTGCAACAGTTTGTAAGACAAATTTTTCAGCGCAGCCATGACCTGCTGCTTTTGCGATTCGACCAAATCTCGTTTGGCGGCACTGAGCAGATCGAACAGTTCAGACAAAGAATTTTGCGCCATTTGTCCGCTCTGCCGAGCGCCCTGCATATTTCCCGATTGCAGTTTCGATTTCGCTTGATCCATGTTATTGAGCAAGCCCTGTTTTGCCATCTGCTGCAATGCCGCTTCCAATTTATCCGATGGCATATCGAGAAACTCGCCCATGTTATTCTTCAACTGACTCGTCTCGGACAGCAGATCTGAGGCGCTATTTTTCAAATTCTCCTGTTGCTTTGCCAGCTCATTTTGTTGCTCTCGGGAAGCTGACTGATTCATCTGCTCGTTCAGTGCGATCTGCTGTTGCAGCAATTGCTCCGCCTTTTTCACCAGCTCATCCAATTTTTGCTCAATCTGCAAGCGCTTCAAAATATTTAACGTCTTTTCGATATTCTTGAGAAATTCCTCCTGCGTGAAATTTAGCTGCTCCATGGCCTGGCGCACCAATTCCTGATCCAGGTTCTGCGCCGCCTGGTTCAATTTTTTTATCAACTCTTTCAACTCATCGGTCAAAATTTCGTTCAACAACTGCTGCAATTCCTGATATTTTTGTAAGGTTTCCAGGCTCAGCAGATCATTCCGCTCCATTCGGTCTATCATCTGATCCAGTTGCTGCTTAACATCCTCCAATGATTGCTCCAGTTGCTTTTGCTTATTGAGAATATCTTCGACCTGTTGTTTTTCTTCCCACTTCATTTCTGGATTCTGCTTGATCTCCTCAACCAGCCTTTCGACATTTTCTTTCAGATCCTTGCTTTGCTCATATAAACTTTCAAAACTATCGTAGGTCTCCTCCTGTTCTCTGCTCACCTCAGCAAAAATTTCTTCCAGCGTAGGGAAGCGCGCCGAATAGACCAGGCTTTTGGTGCGCTTCGGCCCAGAAACATCATCATTATCAAAAACCTCAGCAAAGTACCTGACCACATCGCCTGCAAACAGATCGAGCGCGGTCAAATCCCAATTATATTCAAGTAAAATTTTCTCTCGCTGTAACCCTTCGATGGGCAAAGGGAGATACTTCACCGTGGTGTCGGCAAACGGCACCTGGGGCTTGATCACCTGATAGCCCAATCGCAAATCAGAAAAGCCGAAATCATCTTCCGCCTCGATGGTCAGTGGCAATAGCATCTCCTCGGTGATATCGACATCCCTGCCAGGAGCGGTGATCGAAATCGTCGGATAAATATCGGGGATAATCGCTATCCGATATTCGATGGGATCTTTGCTCTGGAAATTAGTCACATCGGCCAATTCGATATGATAGCTGCCATCCCCAACGGCTTTGAACGTCCCCCTGGCTCGATTAGCGGTGACCTCAAGCTCCGTCTCTTTTTGATTATTAAAAATCAATTTCGCCGTTGCCAGATTTTTATTGGAATGTAAATTGATCTCCACCAACGAGCCTTTCAGGCAGTTGATGTCCCCAACATTTTCTTCCAGAAATTTGGGACTGATGCGGGAATAATTCGGCGGCGTCACTTTGACCTGCAGATAGCGCACCAGCGGCAGCTCTATCACCGAAATCAGGTATTTGGGCGTAGTCACATTTTCCACCGAAAAATAATACTCGGTCGAATCCTGCAAATGCTCGATCTTGTATTTGAACAAATTCTCCTTATCAGGATAGACCGTATGGGAGAATTCGGCGTCCGTGTTGACCTCTTTCAGATTGAGATTGATCTTCTCAGGCATCCTGCCCGAAACCCTCGCCGTAATCTCAATGGATTCATTTTTCAATTTCTGAACGTTACCAGGCGCAACCGAAATTTGAAAATCTGGCGCTTTGGTGAATTCCATATTGGGATGCAGCAGCCGATAACCTGCCTGGTAAAAATTTTGAGCGAAGAACATAACGACCAAAAGGTACGCCATTCCCACAAATCCAACCAGCTTGCCCGCCTTTTTCACAGGCCTGGTCGAAACCGATTTCTCAAAATTGATCTCCCTGACCTGTTCATCGATCTCCAGCAACGCCTGATCCATCAAATCCGTAGAATAGCCATGCACATTATTGAACCGCAGCGGAAAAACCTGGATGGTATTCACCAATTTATCCCCGATGGCGGGGAAATGATCCCCGATCTTATGCGCAATCGCCGTATCCGAGGGATGATTTTTTCTGAATAAAATCGACCAGCCAGGGATACCGATCCAAAAAGCCGCCGCCACCGTTAGGGTCGAAATCAAGATGAGATCAAGGGCGATTCTCCCGCCGCTTTTAAAACCGAACATGTACTCCAATAACACAACCAACAAAATAGCGCCCAGTCCCACGCTGATAAAATTGATCAATCCGCTGAGTAGCGAAACGAGCTTCTCCTTGTTGCGCACAGCGGCGATTCGTTTTAATAGGGTGGAATATTTTTCTTGTAAATTATCCATCATTTATCATTCCCATAAAGAAAAGATGACTCTCAGAAAAATTCGACATAAGATTAAACTCAATATTTGAGGGAAACGTTCAATAGCGAAAAATACATTTTATTGAATTTCTTAATCAATTGGAAACTTAGCTTTGATCTTTTGTTAGAGCGCTTTAATTAAATTTGAGCGTTATAAAATACAATTCTATTTTTGTAAGTTTTTAAGCATTTATCGCCAGCCGAGATTTATGACTCATGAAGATTATCATTCCATAATCACCCAATTTTACTCGAACGTTTTAGACTAGGCTTTTTGACAATTTGAATTAACCATTTTCTGCTTTTATTTGGAGGGCATCATCTTTGCTCATATCCTTGTTATCGACCGCTTGGTAGCGTAGTGCCATTCTCCAGGCTTGTTAATTGCTAATAGTTTGCCACAACTTTTGTAGCTGTATTATTAAAAACCTTATTTGACTATTATGTGAGATAAAATCAATTACCCTGCCTATTGTCTGATTTTCGTCAATGCGAGCATATTCAATTTTGCCATGTACAATTTATTAGCTCTTGCATCATAGAGATATTTTGAGCGTCAGCGATATTTATCCTTACTATGAAAGGTGAAATTAATTGTACAAATCTTTAATCTGAAAAATACATTTATAAAATTTTATTTGGTATTAAAAAGCTGAAAATTATATGCCCCTTCACACTCAATTGATCAAAAAATAGCCTATCGATCCAAAAATCTCTGAATCCCTTCCCTTTGTCTTGCATCTAATTATCAAACTTTAAGCGATTTGAGCTTTTCCAGAGAACCAAAAAATATTTTTTTAAATTTAAACACGACTGAAGCAGTCTTATTTTCGTATTAGATTTTTTCCAAAAGATGATCAGCAAATCCGAACATATTATCTTGAACCGTGAAGGCATTGCAGCCTTTCGACCAGCGATGACGATTTCAGAAATTGGTATCATTAGCTTGGAAGCGGCGGAGCGATTGATGCAAAGGCTCGCTCAACAGCGCCTGGCCGATCAGATTCCCGATACGATCTTGTTGCTCTCTCATCCGCCGAGCCTGGCAGTTGGCGCCAGAGAACTGAATCCAGCGGATCTGTTGCTGCCGCTGTCGTATTTTGAAGGCCAGGGGATTTATCTGCACCAACATGTGCGTGGCGGCGGCCTGACTTATCATTGGCCAGGGCAATTGGTCTGCTACCCGATTCTGAAATTGCAGCCTCATGAGCAAAATATCGGAAAATACATGTACAAGCTGGAAGAGGTCGGATTGCGAACGTTGAAAGATCTCGGCATTGTAGCTGAGCGCAAGCGAGACAAAGCCGCTCAAATCGGGCTGTGGTTGGGTAACAATAAAATCGCTTCCATGGGCATTCATGTTTCCAGATGGATCACCAG
It encodes:
- a CDS encoding tetratricopeptide repeat protein, with amino-acid sequence MIKKIFILIFLVSTAYAQQQRTQQQIQTERLLSLARSYEQLGQFARALEIYQRLWRDEPQNVVYYRGVKQNLTNLKQFDQALAAVQQMLVTNPSPLIEADLGDAYYKLGQVEQALSAWNAMIQKNPKNPSIYQIVAAAMISNRLYDEAIKVYEKGRSTMKDHHLFILELANLHQARMDYEKAIALYLDYLGLYPEQYSFVEQSITNLADEPELIPQIERLLMQKIKENSSNIALRNLLASFYMRSSNYQAAMEEFSLIDEYLVTRPERDKQKIGNQLFTFAQGAFNDGKYQFAAQAYQMLLTRYPDSPYAANAKYGLANAYEKLGDFTSAVLIYQEIINTLKNSPLAKQSLYRIGVIKLDHFSVPEEAEGYFQNVLKNPGQPELNFEAMFRIGDCYIMRGLLDQAKNWYNQMAARYRGNDDVEKRALLEIGKIDYWNGNFDAALKSFSQIKSEPVNITDDKAGFYVNDAIDFVLFIEENKGSPEWLKKFATASLLIEQKQYEKALKIFYEIAQNSNAETLLDDAWLRIGQLEYQLGRYQQALSAFQTLIQKQPQSVHCDLAQKMIGEIYEVGLKEYSKAQQAYEVVLASYPNSVFLEEVRKRIRGLERGNKVIR
- a CDS encoding DUF4175 domain-containing protein; the encoded protein is MMDNLQEKYSTLLKRIAAVRNKEKLVSLLSGLINFISVGLGAILLVVLLEYMFGFKSGGRIALDLILISTLTVAAAFWIGIPGWSILFRKNHPSDTAIAHKIGDHFPAIGDKLVNTIQVFPLRFNNVHGYSTDLMDQALLEIDEQVREINFEKSVSTRPVKKAGKLVGFVGMAYLLVVMFFAQNFYQAGYRLLHPNMEFTKAPDFQISVAPGNVQKLKNESIEITARVSGRMPEKINLNLKEVNTDAEFSHTVYPDKENLFKYKIEHLQDSTEYYFSVENVTTPKYLISVIELPLVRYLQVKVTPPNYSRISPKFLEENVGDINCLKGSLVEINLHSNKNLATAKLIFNNQKETELEVTANRARGTFKAVGDGSYHIELADVTNFQSKDPIEYRIAIIPDIYPTISITAPGRDVDITEEMLLPLTIEAEDDFGFSDLRLGYQVIKPQVPFADTTVKYLPLPIEGLQREKILLEYNWDLTALDLFAGDVVRYFAEVFDNDDVSGPKRTKSLVYSARFPTLEEIFAEVSREQEETYDSFESLYEQSKDLKENVERLVEEIKQNPEMKWEEKQQVEDILNKQKQLEQSLEDVKQQLDQMIDRMERNDLLSLETLQKYQELQQLLNEILTDELKELIKKLNQAAQNLDQELVRQAMEQLNFTQEEFLKNIEKTLNILKRLQIEQKLDELVKKAEQLLQQQIALNEQMNQSASREQQNELAKQQENLKNSASDLLSETSQLKNNMGEFLDMPSDKLEAALQQMAKQGLLNNMDQAKSKLQSGNMQGARQSGQMAQNSLSELFDLLSAAKRDLVESQKQQVMAALKNLSYKLLQLSKEQEKLVDRSRRLDRNSPQINEVADKQQDLANALARVIEEMAALSQKTFFVSPQMGRAVGQSLQKMGEALSQLEARNSAQAARSQQQSMISLNEAIKETMNAMNSLASASSASGLEELMQQLNQMAAQQQGINQQTLELGMGPQMSLEQQAAMARLAAQQEALRKSMEQLAREYGERSDVLGRLDQIGKEMAEVVEDLQQRKVSQRTINRQQRILQRLLDAQKSVRKEDYSRKRKAETAKKYLPINPGDLPPDLGERSIQIQRDLLKALKEGYTRDYQELIRKYFEALMKEAAGSSEQK
- the lipB gene encoding lipoyl(octanoyl) transferase LipB, producing MISKSEHIILNREGIAAFRPAMTISEIGIISLEAAERLMQRLAQQRLADQIPDTILLLSHPPSLAVGARELNPADLLLPLSYFEGQGIYLHQHVRGGGLTYHWPGQLVCYPILKLQPHEQNIGKYMYKLEEVGLRTLKDLGIVAERKRDKAAQIGLWLGNNKIASMGIHVSRWITSWGFALNLYGDKSPADFIRPCGLEGVKLITAEEILGFAPSKQWVTNRLVSHFAEVFEREIEIPKNKFQITNKFQIQGFNSKI